The DNA sequence AACCCAGACCTTGCTATTTGTAAGATCAAAGGAATTGGATATCGAACTAGGAAATACCGCTGACAAGCGGAAAGAATCAAGACAGGCACCTTGATAGTGAGTATTCTTTGGAAGCAACCGGCGGCTGTTATGCAGTTGCCGGCTTGTTGCGTTTGGAAGGCTTGGGATAGACCCATTGATTGAAGAATCTCGTAGCCCTATTTTTCCACGTTGGAGGATGCTCCGGCAGATCTTTCTGCAAATGTAGGTGGGATTGAACCCTAATGCGATTCCCTTCGAACAAAGCACCGACTTCCCACGGGGTTCCCATTTCTACCGATCGAATGGATTGCGAAAGATCCACCCCAATCTGCCCCTGAATTCCAGAAAGTACTTCCACTGGATTTTCCAGAATATCTTCGTACCGAATCTCTGCCACCCGGTGTTTCCTACGCAGTTTCTTGAGGGTCCATTGTGCCAATAAATTGGTGCTGAAATAATAGAGATTGGCGTTGAGCCAAGACTTGGAAGGCTGCATGGTGGTGGTCTTGGAGAATGAATTCACCACACTGACAGGATCTCTGCGAATGTAGACAAACACCACCTCGAAATCATCCAATTCCGCCACGGTCAAGGCCCTTCCGGGGTATTTGGAGGAATCGACAATGATAGACTCATCAATTTCATCGAAAATCTCGGAATAGAGATTACTCACAAACTGCTTGTATTCGGAGTAATGCGGGTAGAGCTGAATCCCGAATACCCGCGCAATCGCCCCCAAATGGTACTCAAACCACCAATGCAGATTTCGCTGACGGTCCCAATCACAATCTTCCGCAAATCGCCCAGTAAAGGCTCTCCAGAAACTTCCAGAGAGGGAGCACTCCGTCACACCTGTAGGAATTCCCTTATGCTTGGGATACCGGTTCAGCTCTCCACAGCTAAAGACGTCTGCGGCATTTCCAATCGCCACATCCATCAAGGTGGTTCCACTCCTTCCTGAGCCGATGAGGTACACGATTTTGCGGTTCAAAGCTAGGGTCATAATTCCGGTGTTAGTTTCGATGCAGATGCTCGATCAGTTTCATTAACGCCCCTAAATCGGGGAGGACACAATCTATTTGCGGTTGCTGGGAATACTTTTCCTCATCAGGATGGATAAATACGGTATGCATGCCGGCGTTTCTGCCGAATTCCATGTCGCTAATGGAATCCCCGACCATGATGCTCTTTTGAAAATCAATTTCTGGGAAATCTTCCTGAGCTTCCAGAGCCATGCCGATCTTGGGTTTTCGGCACCCTTGGTGATCATTCTCCGGGTGATAAGGACAAAAATAAATGCCATCCAGATGTCCGCCAGCCGCATTCAAGTTGGCTTCCATGTAGGCATGGATGGATTTCAGGTCTTCTGTAGTCATAAGACCTTTGTCGATTCCACGCTGGTTGGTCACCACGACCATTTTCCCAAACCATTCACCAAACCTCACCATGGCCTCAAGACTGCCGGGAAGGAACTCGAATTCAGCAATTTGCTTGACGTAATCATCCATCAAC is a window from the Pontibacter sp. G13 genome containing:
- a CDS encoding sulfotransferase; the encoded protein is MTLALNRKIVYLIGSGRSGTTLMDVAIGNAADVFSCGELNRYPKHKGIPTGVTECSLSGSFWRAFTGRFAEDCDWDRQRNLHWWFEYHLGAIARVFGIQLYPHYSEYKQFVSNLYSEIFDEIDESIIVDSSKYPGRALTVAELDDFEVVFVYIRRDPVSVVNSFSKTTTMQPSKSWLNANLYYFSTNLLAQWTLKKLRRKHRVAEIRYEDILENPVEVLSGIQGQIGVDLSQSIRSVEMGTPWEVGALFEGNRIRVQSHLHLQKDLPEHPPTWKNRATRFFNQWVYPKPSKRNKPATA
- a CDS encoding HAD family hydrolase, whose product is MTTPKTGYSITEQIPDFLRQVDPSWTLFLDRDGVINVRLMDDYVKQIAEFEFLPGSLEAMVRFGEWFGKMVVVTNQRGIDKGLMTTEDLKSIHAYMEANLNAAGGHLDGIYFCPYHPENDHQGCRKPKIGMALEAQEDFPEIDFQKSIMVGDSISDMEFGRNAGMHTVFIHPDEEKYSQQPQIDCVLPDLGALMKLIEHLHRN